DNA from Kitasatospora acidiphila:
CGTCCAGCGGATTGCGGCGCGCGCTGCTGGTGGTCTCCAGCACCCCTTCGCCGGTGTCCAGCACGGCGTGCACCGTGGTGAGGTCCCCGTCCTCGGTGAGCTCCAGCCGCAGCTGCCACTCCTTGGTACGCACCATGCCGACCAGCCTCCTAGACGCCCGTCTCCCATCCTGCTCCCGCCCGGGCCGCCCTGCCGAGCGCGCCGTACTCCGGCCGTGGGGGCGTGGCATCATGGGCCGATGCTGACGGATGATCATGTAATCGGCGCGGTCTTCTTCGATGTGGACGGCACCCTGGTGCCCGGGACCAGCTCGTCCGTCCATCTCGCGGGATCCCTCGGGCACCGC
Protein-coding regions in this window:
- a CDS encoding dsRBD fold-containing protein, coding for MVRTKEWQLRLELTEDGDLTTVHAVLDTGEGVLETTSSARRNPLDARVPQIGDEFAVGRALVELGHQLLRAGTAEATGNDPAARE